TCCTTTGTTGAGCAGTACAGCTTTTTAGCAAGACCCATTGTTGCATCTTCCTCAATAAGATCAGGGCGACCGACTGAGCCAACAAAAAGAAAGTCACCAGAAAATAGCGCTCGAGGCTTGTCTTCTTCTAAAGCTAAAAAGGAAATATGTTCAGGGGTATGGCCAGGGGTATAAAGAACCTTAATCGTCAAACTTCCAAGTTGAAAGATATCTCCATCAAAACACTCTTTATGAGGGAAGTCCACTTCATACTTTTCCCCTTTGTCGTAAGCTGAAATTCCAAGAGTTGCCCCTGCTCGAGTTGCAAGATAGCGTGCTCCGGATGCATAGTCAGCATGAATATGCGTTTCGAAAACATGAGAAATCACAAGCTGATTTTTCTCCGCATATTCTAGATAAATATCCACATCAAACTGGGGGTCAATGATTGCAATCTGCCCCTTCTCTTTGCATCCTAATGCATACGAGTAGTGAGAAAGCCCTTTCTCTTCAAACCTCTTAAGTAACATCCCTTTCACCTCAAAAACTGCAAAAGATAAAGCTAAAAGATTTGTTGTTTATTTGCGAGAAGAAGATTTCCGCTGAGTCTCACTGAGCACTTTCTTTCTAAGACGGATATGATTGGGAGTCACCTCAACAAACTCATCATCTTGTATGAAATCAATTGCCTGCTCAAGAGTAAGCACGGTTGGGGGAGTGAGAGTCAAACTTTCATCTGTGCCGGAAGCACGCACATTTGTAAGCTGTTTTTCTCGAGTGATGTTGACCACTAAATCATTATCTCGACTATTTTCTCCAATAATCATCCCCTCGTAAACATCGTCACTCGGCTTTACGAAAATTGTCCCTCGGCTCTGCAGATTAAAGCAGGCATAACCGGTTACTTTCCCCTGATTCATGGAAATAAGGGCTCCATTCTTCCGACCCGCAATTTCCCCTCGGTAGGGGCCATACGAATCAAAAACTGAAGTTAGAATTCCCAGCCCTCGTGTCACTGTTAAAAAATCGTTTCGATATCCAATGAGGCCTCTGGTAGGGAGGGAAAACTCTAGAGTCGTAATGTTATGCTCGTTCGTGTGGAAGTTAAGCATCTCTCCCTTGCGACGGTTAATCTCTTCAATAACCGTACCGGAGAATTCTTCGGGAACTTCGATATGCGTACGCTCAATCGGCTCATCTTTATTCTCTTTCAGAATTACACGGGGCTTTGAAACAAGAAACTCATAGCCTTCTCGACGCATGGCTTCAATAAGGATCGAAAGATGCAGCTCTCCTCTCCCTGCCACTTGAATCGCATCTTCTCTTCCTTCAACCTCTTCAACATTCAAGGAAATATTGGATTTTTTTTCATGAAGGAGCCTCTCACGAATTTTATTCATCGTGACATGCTTTCCATCTCTTCCTACAAAGGGGCCGGAGTTCACTGAAATCTCAACAGACAGAGTAGGCTCTCCAAGTTCTATCGATGGGAGTTGCTGAATATGGTTGGGGTTGCATAGAGTGTCTCCAATCATTACATCGGGAGCGCCAGAAATGCTTACGATATCTCCTACTCCAGCCTCTTCAAGTTCCACTTTCTTGAGGCCATGATATCCATCAATCCGCGTTACTTTATGTTGGGTTGGGCGGCCCCCCTTTTCAATCAGTGTAAAGGGATCTCCCTTTCTGACAACTCCTTCAAGGATCCGACCTGTCGCCTGCCGTCCCAAGAAATCACTATGAGAAATCGTACTCGCCTGCATCAGAAAAGGAACTTCTAAATTCCCAGGAGGATGAGGAACTTTTTCGATCACTAAATCAAATAATGGTTTCATATTCTCTTGAGGATCCTCTTCATTGAGAAAGGCATATCCTCCAATAGCGGAAGCATAGCAGTAAGAGAAGTCGAGCTGCTCATCGCTAGCTCCTAGCTCTACGAAAAGATCAAACGTTTTATTGAGCGCATTTTCAGGATCAGCATGAGGCTTATCAATTTTATTCAAAACAACGATGGGATTAATCCCCATCTTTAACGCTTGAGAAAGGACGAACCGCGTTTGAGGCATCGGTCCCTCAGCAGCGTCGATAATTAGTAGGACACAATTGACCATCCCTAAAACCCGCTCTACTTCTCCTGAGAAATCTGCATGGCCAGGGGTGTCGATAATATTAATCTTGCATTCACCAACAAATAAGCTCGTATGTTTTGCAAAAATCGTGATTCCACGTTCTTTTTCAAGCTCGTTGGAGTCCATTGCCCTTTCAGGTATGGCTTCATTTTCTCGAAATATCTCAGCTTGCGCCAGGAGGCAGTCGAGGAGAGTCGTTTTCCCATGGTCAATATGGGCAATAATCGCAATATTACGAATTTTTTCTGGAGGATACATGCCACTATCCTACTAAGTTTTCTCTAATAAAAGCAACTATAAACCTATCCCAGTAGTAAATTGACCAACGATTTGACAACGTTGAAAAAAAAATTTAGGGTGTAGGTCTATGAACCTAATTAAACAAAAAATTAATTGGCTTGCAGTCATAGGACAGTTGGGACTCTTGCTGCATGTTCCCACAGGAATGGCCACAACTACCCTAATCATTGCTCTAATTTTTGAGGAGTGGTTTGCGCTTGTGCCTTTTGGAACTGTTGCAGCTTTTTCTCTTGCTTTAGGCCAGCTCTTGTATCGGTTAGGGAAAAGATC
The window above is part of the Candidatus Neptunochlamydia sp. REUL1 genome. Proteins encoded here:
- the typA gene encoding translational GTPase TypA: MYPPEKIRNIAIIAHIDHGKTTLLDCLLAQAEIFRENEAIPERAMDSNELEKERGITIFAKHTSLFVGECKINIIDTPGHADFSGEVERVLGMVNCVLLIIDAAEGPMPQTRFVLSQALKMGINPIVVLNKIDKPHADPENALNKTFDLFVELGASDEQLDFSYCYASAIGGYAFLNEEDPQENMKPLFDLVIEKVPHPPGNLEVPFLMQASTISHSDFLGRQATGRILEGVVRKGDPFTLIEKGGRPTQHKVTRIDGYHGLKKVELEEAGVGDIVSISGAPDVMIGDTLCNPNHIQQLPSIELGEPTLSVEISVNSGPFVGRDGKHVTMNKIRERLLHEKKSNISLNVEEVEGREDAIQVAGRGELHLSILIEAMRREGYEFLVSKPRVILKENKDEPIERTHIEVPEEFSGTVIEEINRRKGEMLNFHTNEHNITTLEFSLPTRGLIGYRNDFLTVTRGLGILTSVFDSYGPYRGEIAGRKNGALISMNQGKVTGYACFNLQSRGTIFVKPSDDVYEGMIIGENSRDNDLVVNITREKQLTNVRASGTDESLTLTPPTVLTLEQAIDFIQDDEFVEVTPNHIRLRKKVLSETQRKSSSRK